CCAGTATTACAACAGCCAACCTTGAGCAGCTCGAGATTTTCCATTGCTTCTGCTCCAATAGTTAAGTTTAACATGGATCTGCTAGCAATCTCGAGGACTTTAATCTTCCTATAACAGCGCTCCTCTACCCCAGCCTTCATGACACAGAATTTGACCTCACCATCATGAACTGGGTTCAAAAGAAGCCGTAGAATACATAGTTCTTGTAGAACCCCAAGGACTCCAATGTCATCTTCTGATAATACATCCATCTCCAGATTTAGCTTTCTCAGATTAGAAAGCTGCTTGATCCAAATAGGCAATTGTTTTACAGGCCCATATAGCTTAAGGCTCTGAAGTTTCTTTGGAGGCCTAAAAGTTTCATTGGTGGTCCCAACGGACATGCCATCCAAACAATCTTGGTTATCCTTGTGAAGGGACACTGACAAGGATTCTAGATGGGAGTGACCTGTGATGGCAGAACAGAACTCCTTGCTGTTTTTCTTGCTGACCCCGGACACACCAAGCTTGCGCAATTGAGTGAGATTCCTGAGTTCTTTTAGGATGGCTTTCCCCCTAGCAGCACCGACATTTACAATTCCAAGTGTATGCAATAGAGTCAGTTTTTTAACACCTGATCCCACCTTGACGCCAACTAGCTGAAGACCTTTGCGATCCACAGGTGTAGTGATAGTGCCTGCACGGATGTACTGTAGCTTCTCTAACTTGGTAATGGATGCTGGCATGGTGACTATGGAGGTGTATCTGACATCAAGAATTTGGAGCTGCCTTAGGTTATCCACTGAACTCGGCAAATTGCTGATCTTACTGCATCCTCTGAGTGAAAGGAACTTGAGGCGTGGCAGCACCTTGAGCATCTCTCGGAGGTCTTTATCTGTAACGCCTGTTGTATTCTCTAGATCAAGCACCCGAAGCACTTTCATACTTTCAGAAATGAAGAACGATTTCCAGTCACCAAACACAGTGAGGGAACGTAGCCGAGACAAGTCGATGCTCTCGAACACAATCCTATCTCGCTCCCAGCTTTTCTCTATGATAAGGTGTCGTCCTGTGCGCCCGGAGGTTTGGCGGCAACATCCATTCAGTGCAAAGACCTCCAGCGCAAATGTAACGTTctcttcttttggtcttgagaTGATATACTCGTGGAAAAAAGCACTGACTTGGCACCAAACCATTCTCCTGTTTGTGCTCAATGTCCGTTCTGGTGGCTGGATCATGCTCAGCTCCACGATCTTCGCGAAGAGTTCCTCTGCATTCTCCTCCGCGCTATCACTCTCCTGAAACTTAGAGTAACCCTCTGCAACCCACCTCATCACCAACCGCCGGCGCCGAATGATCTCGGACTTAGGGAAAATAGATAGGTAAAAAATGCAAGGCTTCAGGAAATCTGGGCAAGAACGAAAGTAGGAATGTGTCCAACCAAACAGATCTTGTAAACGAGCAAAATCTTGCCTAGTCTCCATGGTAGTTATAAATTGATCATTCAAGAGATTGGCCCTTTATACCCAGTTGAACATGTGGGCTAAATAGTCAGCTATAGCAACAATTACTTTTGGAAGCCCACCACTCTTTGAAATAAGTTGTTGGAGCACCGAGTCCTTTTCAATATCCCCTGCATGCAAATATTGACTCCCTTCGATCTATGAATAAAAAATAGCAATAATGTTAGTTTCAGTTGTTATTTCAAGTTGAGAAATAAAAAGTGTTTAACATAAAAGGGGGCATGCTCTACAATTCAGCATAATATTGGGCAATAATTGAAATTAGCTAGCAAGGCATTACTTGTAATAGTGATGATTGGGACAAAATTGTCGTTTCTTTAGCTCGTGTAGGCTACATAAAGCAACAAGGAGAAAGTTTGTATGCTCGATGTTGTGCAAACTCCACAGTTTTTGAGGAAGTTACCACCTATCCCTATATATATTGTTTCATTGGAATTTACATACCATTTTAATTGACGAATACATTAATCAAATCATTTGTCAAAGTGCCAAAATGATGATACATCAATTTTCTAAAACCTTTCTTAAGGCAATAATGCGCAGCTCTCCTACATATTCAAGACAAAATTAAAATGCCTATGTTAAACATGACACCCTGAGTGGTCATATGCAGGTACTTGCGTTCACAAGGTCATTAACAGTAACTTTATCCTTCTCAGTGAACAGAAGCCTAAACTAAAAGCCAGTTCGTCGGATCAATATAGCCATTGCTGAGAACTCGATTGACACGCAGGACTACAGCAGGGTGCTATATATGGTGTCAAATTGCTGAAATCTAAAACTTATAATATGTTTAGCTGAACTCTCTTCAAGACTCCAACCACTCCACAAAGAAGAGTGTCCCAGTGCTGAAAGCTCGCACAAAAGGTGCGGTGGGGAAGGGAATTTCTAGACAGCCTTACCCTGGCAAAATTCTCATAAAATTCTGCAAGGAGGCTGGTTTGAACCTTGAACCCAGGACCTCCAGACGTTGCCAGGGAAGCAGCGTTTCGGTCGCTTCACGCTTCTCACATCTGGACGTTGAAAAACCACATCCCAACTGAAGCGCATCAGCGAGTAGCACGGCGCAGTGCACCATTCAGCGGTATATTTCTGTGTCTCGCTTAAACGCGTTGCAGCCACCGGACCAAACATGGCCTAGGATGGGTAGCTACCACCATCCTTCACTGTGATATAGT
This genomic interval from Panicum virgatum strain AP13 chromosome 8K, P.virgatum_v5, whole genome shotgun sequence contains the following:
- the LOC120644057 gene encoding disease resistance protein PIK6-NP-like gives rise to the protein METRQDFARLQDLFGWTHSYFRSCPDFLKPCIFYLSIFPKSEIIRRRRLVMRWVAEGYSKFQESDSAEENAEELFAKIVELSMIQPPERTLSTNRRMVWCQVSAFFHEYIISRPKEENVTFALEVFALNGCCRQTSGRTGRHLIIEKSWERDRIVFESIDLSRLRSLTVFGDWKSFFISESMKVLRVLDLENTTGVTDKDLREMLKVLPRLKFLSLRGCSKISNLPSSVDNLRQLQILDVRYTSIVTMPASITKLEKLQYIRAGTITTPVDRKGLQLVGVKVGSGVKKLTLLHTLGIVNVGAARGKAILKELRNLTQLRKLGVSGVSKKNSKEFCSAITGHSHLESLSVSLHKDNQDCLDGMSVGTTNETFRPPKKLQSLKLYGPVKQLPIWIKQLSNLRKLNLEMDVLSEDDIGVLGVLQELCILRLLLNPVHDGEVKFCVMKAGVEERCYRKIKVLEIASRSMLNLTIGAEAMENLELLKVGCCNTGPLPKFGALKHLK